One stretch of Pelmatolapia mariae isolate MD_Pm_ZW linkage group LG3_W, Pm_UMD_F_2, whole genome shotgun sequence DNA includes these proteins:
- the LOC134615980 gene encoding gastrula zinc finger protein XlCGF7.1-like gives MHQVIHTGERPFSCGDCGKSFTRSGSLKRHQLIHTGERPFSCGDCGESFARSGSLKTHQLIHTGERPFSCDECGKSFTHSGSLKTHQLLHTGERPFSCGDCGKSFIHSGSLKTHQLIHTGERPFSCGDCGKSFTQSGSLKTHQLIHTGERPFSCGDCGKSFTQSGSLKAHQLIHTGERPFSCDKCGMSFTESGHLKSHQLLHSGVKAYTCDQCGRAFTHSHSLQSHLVTHSGIKAYSCDVCGKTFSRIGSRNIHLRIHTRHDVYSCDQCGKQFTTNTELRRHMFTHTEERPYKCDLCEKTFKSPHYLKAHQQIHTRKTLQVQLL, from the coding sequence atgcatcaggtcatccacaccggagagagaccattcagctgtggagactgtggaaagtcttttaccaggtctggaagcttaaaaagacaccaactaatccacactggagagagaccgttcagctgtggagactgtggagagTCTTTTGCCaggtctggaagcttaaaaacacaccaactcatccacactggagagagaccattcagctgtgacgagtgtggaaagtcttttactcactctggaagcttaaaaacacaccaactcctCCACACCggagagagaccattcagctgtggagactgtggaaagtcttttatccactctggaagcttaaaaacacaccaactaatccacactggagagagaccgttcagctgtggagactgtggaaagtcttttacccagtctggaagcttaaaaacacaccaactaatccacactggagagagaccgttcagctgtggagactgtggaaagtcttttacccagtctggaagcttaaaagcacaccaactaatccacactggagagagaccgttcagctgtgacaaGTGTGGAATGTCTTTTACCGAGTCTGGACACTTAAAATCACaccaactcctccacagtggagttaaagcgtacacctgtgatcagtgtggcagagcttttactcacagtcacagcttacagagtcatcttgttacccactctggaattaaggcgtacagctgtgacgtttgtggaaaaactttcagccggATAGGGAGCCGAAACAttcacctacgcattcacaccagacatgatgtgtacagctgtgatcagtgtggtaaaCAGTTTACTACAAACACAGAGTTACGGCGTCatatgtttacccacactgaggaacgaccttataaatgtgacctgtgtgagaagacttttaaatctccacattACCTGaaagcacaccaacagatccacaccagaaagactctacaagtgcagttactgtga